The DNA region CAACTCTAATACATCCCTTTCTTCTACTTATTACAATATATTTTCATCTCTAATACATCATGTTAGGAGAAGTAAACTTATCTCTATGTCATGATGAATCCCTGATTCTTGACATTTTGATGTGATATTGTTAACGCATAAAATTAGTTCCCTGTCTGGTTTGTCCTGGTCCTGCAATTCTAGATAGGATATGCTAAGGGTTAGATTTGTACATTTGGGTCGGGTTAATTCGACTCATATGTGTATCTTAacaatttgttttgtttatgcTAGTTATTTCTGGTCGAGTCGAGTCATACTAGGTGTTGGTTAATCAGGTTAATTTTGGACACATGTACCAAGGGTAATTAGAATGAGCCATTTGCTGGAAGTTATTCTTGATAGACCCGTTAAAATTGCACGAATCCATGTTATTTGACAACTTAGAGTTGCTTTGTCGTAAACCTTTTGAATGGACTCCATTTGACATTGGGCTGCATAGTGAAAGCCTCAGCAACGACTATGTTTGATTCAAGAGTCAAGAAGTTTGAACTGTCTTGCCcagttttatattttatgatttatCTAGTCTCGGCTCTCTGTTTGCTAGTACGTCTATTCTTAGGAGTTGCATTATCATAGGACTTAGGAGGGACGAGGGAATATTATTCATTCTTTAGTTCTTGCTAATGCCTTCTCTTGTTCCTTCCAGATACTGATGGATTTGTAATTCCAAGCTTGGGAATTGAGAACCCAGAACAAACCGATTCTGAGCCTCCGAAATTAGAAGTCTCTAAATCTCCTCCCTTGAAGGTAAACTTTGCGACATCAATCTTCGTCTTTTAACACTTGATTAGAAAACGTGTTCATGTTCTCATTGAAACTTTTTTCCGATTTTCATTTCAGGATTCACTGGAAAAAATCTACTTAGGACCCCACGGCGCTCCACCccaacagaagcaacaagagcAAAACTCCTCCACAAACCGCAAGCAGCGTTTTAAACAGAAGCTCAAAGAAGCGGACAGAAGAGCACACAGCACAGGGCGAGAAAACAAAGTGGAGAGCTTAAAAGAGCTTGTTGGTGACGGTGCTAAGACGGGAAAAATGATGAAAGGTTCACCCAAGGATTGGCTTGACCCACACTGTGATGAGTCAATGTTTGACCGACGGACCCGTCAGTGATCGAATGGTTTTGCAAGCTTGAGACTCTGCTTTTACTGCTTTGTTTTGTAAACAATTTCAACCTATTTAAACTCTGAAGCTTTAAGGATAATAGGCATGATGTGCCTTGATTATATACCTCTTTATATATCGATGGTTTTGAACGGTGTTCCATTCGAATCTTATAAATTAGTCATCAGCATAATTAAATCCCGATCCTAATTTACGATTTTAGGATCCTACGATTTGAATAGtagctattattttttatgttggtAGAATCGTGTGATCCTACTTGGCTCAAGAATTTAGATGGTAGGATCaaaacacgattctacgatctaaCTTATCAGGGTagtttaatgtgtaaaaattttcatataatccatatatatatatatatatatatatatatatatatatatatatatatatatatatatatatatatatatatatatatatatatatatatatatatatatatatatatatatatatatatatatatatatctaaaatctatacaatatactaataaagaaaTAATTTGGACATATGTtgactttataataaaatttttccaatattttcatgttcttaataggtaaatattttttagtatATCATGTAATAACTTTCTTACTcatttgtttaattgattagttacaaaagactttaaaatcatacattatttactaatatttaccatatacaatcaattaaaatatgtagtatttttttaattacaatggatgATTatcaaataacatattaattatttatgtaaaaaatttattttcataaaatatttttgcaataaattaagaaataaaattattttgaaatagttttttttagataattttatacaatatactaatgaagaaacaattaGGACACGTGTTGATTTTATGATAAAATTTTTTCCGCTATCTTCATGTTCTTATTAGGcaaatattttttagcatatcatgtaatatctttcttattagattcatttaattgattagttacaaaaaatttaaaatcatgtaaCACACTGATCCAACGGACCActagtgactactcatggagactgtagactagctcCACAGAcaaacacaagtctttccagcgcactttggcctcattCATGCGCACTCGAGAAAACTTCTCAGAAGGTCACCTATCCTAAGATTcttccccaccaagcacgcttaactgtggaacTCTTAGCACATAGGCTctctagaaaaaaaaagatacaccttgttgatatgggtagtctatcaatcctttttttaaagctaaatctggggtatcacAATAtacattatttactaatttttaccgTATATAGTCATTTAAGATATgtagtatcttttaattacaatggataattatcagataacatattaattattatttttgcaataaaTTAGGAAAagcaaaattattttgaaatagttttttttatagataattatattatacacaatatactaatgaaaaaaCAATTTAGACACATGTCGACTTTATGATAAAAATTTCCCCCCTATTTTCATGTTCTTATTAGGgaaatattttttaacatatcatgtaa from Amaranthus tricolor cultivar Red isolate AtriRed21 chromosome 3, ASM2621246v1, whole genome shotgun sequence includes:
- the LOC130808001 gene encoding uncharacterized protein LOC130808001 — encoded protein: MEQSSLQSTSSIEQDEWDTDGFVIPSLGIENPEQTDSEPPKLEVSKSPPLKDSLEKIYLGPHGAPPQQKQQEQNSSTNRKQRFKQKLKEADRRAHSTGRENKVESLKELVGDGAKTGKMMKGSPKDWLDPHCDESMFDRRTRQ